The following proteins come from a genomic window of Sorghum bicolor cultivar BTx623 chromosome 3, Sorghum_bicolor_NCBIv3, whole genome shotgun sequence:
- the LOC8084329 gene encoding phosphoribosylaminoimidazole carboxylase, chloroplastic isoform X2 codes for MQPAALPHDGQGGPPVHGVCNTVVGVLGGGQLGKMLCQAASQMGIRIVILDPLPGCPASSVCDEHVVGSFTDGDTVREFAKKCGVLTVEIEHVDAATLERLEKQGVDCEPKASTIMIIQDKYRQKRHFSKCGIPLPDFMEVDTLHSIEEAGEKFGYPLMVKSKRLAYDGRGNAVAKTKEELSSVVASLGGFEHGLYVERWTPFVKELSVIVARSRDSSTVCYPVVETIHKENICHVVEAPAEVSDKIKKLATSVAEKAIKSLEGAGVFAVELFLTEEDQILVNEVAPRPHNSGHHTIESCYTSQYEQHLRAILGLPLGDPSMKAPAAIMYNILGEDEGETGFYLAHQLIRRALNIPGASIHWYAKPEMRKQRKMGHITIVGSSKTSVKSRLDNLLQSNSSDPKQVSPRVAIIMGSQSDLPVMKDAERVLKEFNISYEQTIVSAHRTPERMYDYAKSAKDRGFEVIIAGAGGAAHLPGMVASLTSLPVIGVPIKTSTLSGFDSLLSIVQMPKGIPVATVAIGNAENAGLLAVRILAARDPELWDRVTKYQNDLRDMVLETAERLEDLGSQEFLKGMA; via the exons ATGCAGCCCGCCGCGCTCCCGCACGACGG GCAGGGTGGTCCGCCGGTGCACGGCGTCTGCAACACCGTCGTCGGAGTCCTCGGGGGAGGCCAGCTCGGGAAGATGCTATGCCAGGCGGCGAGCCAGATGGGGATTAGAATCGTCATCCTCGACCCCCTTCCGGGCTGCCCCGCGAGCTCGGTTTGTGATGAGCACGTCGTCGGGAGCTTCACTGATGGGGACACGGTCCGGGAGTTCGCCAAGAA GTGTGGGGTCCTAACAGTAGAGATTGAGCATGTTGATGCCGCCACACTTGAGAGGCTGGAAAAACAGGGTGTTGACTGCGAGCCTAAAGCCTCCACAATCATGATTATTCAG GACAAGTACAGGCAGAAAAGGCATTTCTCAAAATGTGGGATCCCATTGCCTGACTTCATGGAA GTAGATACTTTACACAGTATAGAGGAAGCTGGGGAAAAGTTTGGTTATCCCCTAATGGTAAAAAGCAAGAGATTAGCATATGATGGTCGAGGCAATGCTGTAGCCAAGACCAAAGAGGAGCTATCTTCTGTTGTTGCTT CACTGGGTGGGTTTGAGCATGGCTTGTATGTTGAGAGGTGGACTCCTTTCGTAAAG GAGCTTTCTGTAATTGTGGCAAGGAGCAGAGACAGCTCTACTGTCTGCTATCCTGTTGTTGAAACAATTCACAA GGAAAACATATGTCATGTTGTTGAAGCACCTGCTGAGGTATCTGACAAAATAAAGAAGTTGGCTACTAGCGTGGCTGAAAAAGCTATCAAGTCATTAGAAGGAGCTGGTGTTTTTGCTGTAGAGTTATTTTTAACAGAAGAAGATCAG ATTTTAGTGAATGAAGTAGCCCCTAGGCCTCACAACAGTGGGCATCACACAATAGAGTCATGCTACACCTCACAATATGAGCAGCATTTACGTGCTATTCTTGGCCTTCCTCTTGGTGACCCCTCAATGAAAGCACCTGCAGCAATAATGTACAACATCCTGGGTGAGGATGAG GGTGAGACAGGATTCTATCTGGCTCATCAGCTTATCAGGCGGGCACTAAACATTCCAGGCGCATCAATCCATTGGTATGCAAAGCCAG AGATGCGGAAGCAAAGGAAGATGGGTCATATTACAATTGTGGGGTCTTCTAAGACAAGTGTAAAATCACGCTTGGATAATTTGCTGCAAAGCAACTCGTCTGATCCCAAGCAAG TTAGCCCTCGTGTCGCTATTATAATGGGATCTCAGTCTGATCTTCCTGTGATGAAAGATGCTGAGAGGGTTTTGAAAGAGTTCAACATATCTTATGAG CAAACTATTGTTTCTGCACATCGTACACCAGAGCGGATGTATGATTATGCGAAATCGGCTAAAGACAGAGGTTTTGAGGTCATAATTGCAGGTGCAGGTGGAGCAGCTCATTTACCAG GGATGGTAGCTTCATTGACCTCTCTTCCAGTAATTGGTGTTCCCATCAAGACTTCAACACTATCAGGATTTGATTCCCTCCTATCTATTGTGCAA ATGCCAAAAGGTATTCCTGTTGCGACTGTTGCTATCGGGAATGCAGAAAATGCAGGTTTGCTGGCAGTTAGGATTCTGGCCGCAAGAGATCCGGAGCTTTGGGACAG gGTAACTAAGTACCAAAATGATCTGAGGGATATGGTTTTGGAGACAGCAGAAAGGCTGGAGGACCTAGGTTCGCAGGAATTTCTGAAGGGAATGGCTTGA
- the LOC8084329 gene encoding phosphoribosylaminoimidazole carboxylase, chloroplastic isoform X1: protein MHARLLSVPSPASTAPSSSSPYLPSASGGARPRRASWKPRGPASASAPPPPPLLSLRARASMQPAALPHDGQGGPPVHGVCNTVVGVLGGGQLGKMLCQAASQMGIRIVILDPLPGCPASSVCDEHVVGSFTDGDTVREFAKKCGVLTVEIEHVDAATLERLEKQGVDCEPKASTIMIIQDKYRQKRHFSKCGIPLPDFMEVDTLHSIEEAGEKFGYPLMVKSKRLAYDGRGNAVAKTKEELSSVVASLGGFEHGLYVERWTPFVKELSVIVARSRDSSTVCYPVVETIHKENICHVVEAPAEVSDKIKKLATSVAEKAIKSLEGAGVFAVELFLTEEDQILVNEVAPRPHNSGHHTIESCYTSQYEQHLRAILGLPLGDPSMKAPAAIMYNILGEDEGETGFYLAHQLIRRALNIPGASIHWYAKPEMRKQRKMGHITIVGSSKTSVKSRLDNLLQSNSSDPKQVSPRVAIIMGSQSDLPVMKDAERVLKEFNISYEQTIVSAHRTPERMYDYAKSAKDRGFEVIIAGAGGAAHLPGMVASLTSLPVIGVPIKTSTLSGFDSLLSIVQMPKGIPVATVAIGNAENAGLLAVRILAARDPELWDRVTKYQNDLRDMVLETAERLEDLGSQEFLKGMA from the exons ATGCACGCCAGGCTCCTCAGCGTGCCGTCCCCTGCCTCCACCGCCCCTTCCTCCTCGTCCCCCTACCTCCCCTCCGCGTCCGGGGGCGCCCGCCCGCGCCGCGCGTCCTGGAAGCCGCGGGGCCCCGCGTCCGCgtctgcgccgccgccgccgccgctcctctCGTTGCGCGCCCGGGCATCCATGCAGCCCGCCGCGCTCCCGCACGACGG GCAGGGTGGTCCGCCGGTGCACGGCGTCTGCAACACCGTCGTCGGAGTCCTCGGGGGAGGCCAGCTCGGGAAGATGCTATGCCAGGCGGCGAGCCAGATGGGGATTAGAATCGTCATCCTCGACCCCCTTCCGGGCTGCCCCGCGAGCTCGGTTTGTGATGAGCACGTCGTCGGGAGCTTCACTGATGGGGACACGGTCCGGGAGTTCGCCAAGAA GTGTGGGGTCCTAACAGTAGAGATTGAGCATGTTGATGCCGCCACACTTGAGAGGCTGGAAAAACAGGGTGTTGACTGCGAGCCTAAAGCCTCCACAATCATGATTATTCAG GACAAGTACAGGCAGAAAAGGCATTTCTCAAAATGTGGGATCCCATTGCCTGACTTCATGGAA GTAGATACTTTACACAGTATAGAGGAAGCTGGGGAAAAGTTTGGTTATCCCCTAATGGTAAAAAGCAAGAGATTAGCATATGATGGTCGAGGCAATGCTGTAGCCAAGACCAAAGAGGAGCTATCTTCTGTTGTTGCTT CACTGGGTGGGTTTGAGCATGGCTTGTATGTTGAGAGGTGGACTCCTTTCGTAAAG GAGCTTTCTGTAATTGTGGCAAGGAGCAGAGACAGCTCTACTGTCTGCTATCCTGTTGTTGAAACAATTCACAA GGAAAACATATGTCATGTTGTTGAAGCACCTGCTGAGGTATCTGACAAAATAAAGAAGTTGGCTACTAGCGTGGCTGAAAAAGCTATCAAGTCATTAGAAGGAGCTGGTGTTTTTGCTGTAGAGTTATTTTTAACAGAAGAAGATCAG ATTTTAGTGAATGAAGTAGCCCCTAGGCCTCACAACAGTGGGCATCACACAATAGAGTCATGCTACACCTCACAATATGAGCAGCATTTACGTGCTATTCTTGGCCTTCCTCTTGGTGACCCCTCAATGAAAGCACCTGCAGCAATAATGTACAACATCCTGGGTGAGGATGAG GGTGAGACAGGATTCTATCTGGCTCATCAGCTTATCAGGCGGGCACTAAACATTCCAGGCGCATCAATCCATTGGTATGCAAAGCCAG AGATGCGGAAGCAAAGGAAGATGGGTCATATTACAATTGTGGGGTCTTCTAAGACAAGTGTAAAATCACGCTTGGATAATTTGCTGCAAAGCAACTCGTCTGATCCCAAGCAAG TTAGCCCTCGTGTCGCTATTATAATGGGATCTCAGTCTGATCTTCCTGTGATGAAAGATGCTGAGAGGGTTTTGAAAGAGTTCAACATATCTTATGAG CAAACTATTGTTTCTGCACATCGTACACCAGAGCGGATGTATGATTATGCGAAATCGGCTAAAGACAGAGGTTTTGAGGTCATAATTGCAGGTGCAGGTGGAGCAGCTCATTTACCAG GGATGGTAGCTTCATTGACCTCTCTTCCAGTAATTGGTGTTCCCATCAAGACTTCAACACTATCAGGATTTGATTCCCTCCTATCTATTGTGCAA ATGCCAAAAGGTATTCCTGTTGCGACTGTTGCTATCGGGAATGCAGAAAATGCAGGTTTGCTGGCAGTTAGGATTCTGGCCGCAAGAGATCCGGAGCTTTGGGACAG gGTAACTAAGTACCAAAATGATCTGAGGGATATGGTTTTGGAGACAGCAGAAAGGCTGGAGGACCTAGGTTCGCAGGAATTTCTGAAGGGAATGGCTTGA
- the LOC8084330 gene encoding uncharacterized protein LOC8084330, with the protein MAPNGDAAVVAAAQAAAPAPKKQAARRQSSKPRRISMEGLQRAMSDLALELSRDSSKKQAADAAAKQQQQVPQLPAIAEQQHQQQGEEELARCECCGMQEECTPEYVRRVRDRYCGRWVCGLCAAAVNAEAERAAGGGGSRTVEDALAAHMAVCGRFNRVGRANPVLMQTEAMREILRKRCRSNSPRDHGGPAGALARSSSCIPAITKDLN; encoded by the coding sequence ATGGCGCCTAATGGAGACGCAGCGGTCGTCGCGGCCGCACAGGCAGCGGCGCCGGCGCCTAAGAAGCAGGCGGCTCGGCGACAGTCGTCGAAGCCGAGGCGGATCTCGATGGAGGGGCTGCAGCGCGCCATGTCCGACCTAGCCCTGGAGCTGTCCAGGGACAGCAGCAAGAAGCaggccgccgacgccgccgccaagcagcagcagcaggtgccGCAGCTGCCGGCGATCGCGGAGCAACAGCATCAGCAGCAGGGGGAGGAGGAGCTGGCGCGGTGCGAGTGCTGCGGCATGCAGGAGGAGTGCACGCCGGAGTACGTGCGCCGCGTCCGGGACCGCTACTGCGGGCGCTGGGTGTGCGGGCTGTGCGCGGCGGCCGTCAACGCCGAGGCCGAGagggccgccggcggcggcggcagccgcACGGTTGAGGACGCGCTGGCGGCGCACATGGCCGTGTGCGGGCGGTTCAACCGCGTGGGGCGCGCCAACCCCGTGCTCATGCAGACGGAGGCCATGCGGGAGATCCTCCGGAAGCGGTGCAGGTCCAACAGCCCCCGGGACCATGGCGGCCCCGCCGGCGCGCTCGCCAGGAGCTCCAGCTGCATCCCCGCCATCACCAAGGACTTGAACTGA
- the LOC110434120 gene encoding uncharacterized protein LOC110434120, whose product MPRRGKSSKPSYGRTTGSPYIHKPLPSGVPVPMCFCGDPCKVEISEDEETYRQRYWMCSNFAWEPTPKQRRSNFITPPPLCDFEQWIDTEVKESDKRLLQGLKEWDAERAEILEKRRREEAQKREHKEEEERRRVAAAREEREKKLERVRRAKAAIDENPDAQRKGKWPRCTQ is encoded by the exons ATGCCACGTCGTGGAAAAAGTAGCAAACCAAG CTATGGCCGGACGACCGGTAGTCCGTACATCCACAAGCCGCTTCCTAGCGGTGTTCCAGTACCTATGTGCTTTTGTGGTGATCCTTGCAAGGTAGAAATTTCGGAAGACGAGGAAACCTATCGGCAGAGGTATTGGATGTGTTCGAATTTTGCCTGGGAGCCTACGCCAAAACAACGCCGCAGTAACTTTATT ACCCCTCCACCATTGTGTGATTTTGAGCAGTGGATCGACACTGAGGTTAAGGAGTCCGACAAGCGGCTTCTACAAGGCCTAAAGGAGTGGGATGCAGAGCGTGCAGAGATATTAGAGAAGAGACGTAGAGAGGAGGCTCAAAAGAGGGAGcacaaggaagaggaggaaagaAGACGTGTTGCTGCGGCTCGGGAGGAGAGGGAAAAGAAGCTTGAGCGTGTGCGCCGAGCGAAGGCAGCGATTGATGAGAATCCAGATGCCCAGAGGAAGGGAAAGTGGCCTCGTTGCACTCAGTAG